From a single Tachypleus tridentatus isolate NWPU-2018 chromosome 6, ASM421037v1, whole genome shotgun sequence genomic region:
- the LOC143253033 gene encoding uncharacterized protein LOC143253033 isoform X1, with product MDKCSSLKVMALMSLVMQDWFRIPGFATQCYICSWSPNDRNNQTDRCTDNNFNGQKVYSHECDHGCETFVQWDSNGNLEHWRRNCVSGDIQITKNCEVTNKIAWKRRICTCNLDYCNRESRLSGSLAIILTLMTLQKIRQ from the exons ATGGACAAGTGTAGCTCTTTAAAAGTGATGGCGCTAATGTCACTCGTGATGCAAG aCTGGTTCCGTATTCCAGGCTTTGCTACCCAATGTTACATTTGCAGCTGGAGTCCAAATGATAGGAACAACCAGACAGATCGTTGCACAGACAACAATTTCAATGGGCAGAAAGTGTACAGTCATGAATGTGACCATGGTTGTGAGACATTTGTTCAGTGGGATTCCAAtg GTAACCTGGAACATTGGAGAAGAAACTGTGTTTCTGGAGACATCCAAATAACAAAGAATTGCGAAGTTACAAATAAGATCGCCTGGAAGAGGAGAATATGTACTTGTAACCTGGACTATTGTAATAGAGAATCCAGATTATCAGGATCTTTAGCAATTATACTAACTTTAATGACACTGCAGAAAATAAGGCAATAA
- the LOC143253033 gene encoding uncharacterized protein LOC143253033 isoform X2 has protein sequence MDKCSSLKVMALMSLVMQGFATQCYICSWSPNDRNNQTDRCTDNNFNGQKVYSHECDHGCETFVQWDSNGNLEHWRRNCVSGDIQITKNCEVTNKIAWKRRICTCNLDYCNRESRLSGSLAIILTLMTLQKIRQ, from the exons ATGGACAAGTGTAGCTCTTTAAAAGTGATGGCGCTAATGTCACTCGTGATGCAAG GCTTTGCTACCCAATGTTACATTTGCAGCTGGAGTCCAAATGATAGGAACAACCAGACAGATCGTTGCACAGACAACAATTTCAATGGGCAGAAAGTGTACAGTCATGAATGTGACCATGGTTGTGAGACATTTGTTCAGTGGGATTCCAAtg GTAACCTGGAACATTGGAGAAGAAACTGTGTTTCTGGAGACATCCAAATAACAAAGAATTGCGAAGTTACAAATAAGATCGCCTGGAAGAGGAGAATATGTACTTGTAACCTGGACTATTGTAATAGAGAATCCAGATTATCAGGATCTTTAGCAATTATACTAACTTTAATGACACTGCAGAAAATAAGGCAATAA